The sequence below is a genomic window from Cobetia sp. cqz5-12.
CGACGGCCGTCGTGGCGTGGTGGTATCCCCAGGTACAAGGCATCGGCTATGACAGCCTGGCCCAGTTGCTCGATGGCCAGCTGGCGCTGGATATCCTGCTGGCGCTGGTGATCGGCAAGCTGGTGCTGTCGGCGCTGTGCGTGGCCTGTGGCGTGCCGATCGGCATCATCGGTCCGGTGGTGGTGGCGGGCGCCGCGGCCGGGGCGTTGATGGGCATGCTGGGCGGATGGCTGTTGCCGGACCAGGCCTCGGATATCGCGCTTTACGCCCTGCTCGGCATGGCAGCGATGATGGGGGCGGTACTTCAGGCGCCACTGGCCGCCCTGATGGCACTGCTCGAATTGACGCATTCGCCGAATATCATCCTGCCCGGCATGCTGGCGGTGGTGGTGGCAGGCCTGACCTGTCGCCAGCTGTGTCACTGCCAGGGTTTCTTCATCTCGACGCTGACCGCGCAGGGACTGCATCCGCTCCAGCAGCCATTGATGCAGGCGCTGTCGCGGGTGGCGGTGCCGGCGGTAATGGAGCGCTCGCTGGTCAGCGTTCCGCGACGGGTTACGCGTGAACGCGCTCGCGCCCTGCTCGACAGCAAGCCGGTATGGCTGGTGGTCACGCGCTCGACGCCGGAAAAGCCGATGGTCGCGCTGCCGGCGGCGGATCTGGTGCGTGTGCTGATGGATGAGCACTGGCGGGAGCAGGAGGAGCTCGATCTGCTTGAGATCCCCGCTCAGCGTCTGGATCTCGCGCCCATCCACCTGCAGGCTACCTTGTCCGAGGCCTATGAGCGGCTGCTGCCCAGTGATGTCGATGCCCTCTATGTCGAGCACACTACCGCACCGATGATTCGCAAGATTTCAGGTATCATCACGCGGGATGCAATAGAAAGCTACTATCGCTATACGCCCTGAAGTGTAGCGTGGCACCTGTCTCTTCGGCGTGAATGCGCTCTGCGCGTGCCTGGCCGCGACCGCATACCGCA
It includes:
- a CDS encoding chloride channel protein; this translates as MTRPHLPRPSLDNFRRKLAAVDALPQLCLLGLVAGLLTGSLMVGFRLLLSAGALGFMPDDNPENFEGLAPWVRASLPLLAVLVIGIVLGRQHPAQRKLGIGHVIERLTYHQGKMPLRAWLNQVVVGVVSVLGGLSAGREGPAIHLGAGASSWIGERLKLPNNSLRVLVACGTAAGISASFNTPIAGVIFAMEVVMMEYTLMGFMPVILASTTGAVVTQMVYGSAPAFAVPSLLLHSLLDLPWVIVTALVIGLLAGGFVHLARQQARVAHLSWGMRMALVGVSTAVVAWWYPQVQGIGYDSLAQLLDGQLALDILLALVIGKLVLSALCVACGVPIGIIGPVVVAGAAAGALMGMLGGWLLPDQASDIALYALLGMAAMMGAVLQAPLAALMALLELTHSPNIILPGMLAVVVAGLTCRQLCHCQGFFISTLTAQGLHPLQQPLMQALSRVAVPAVMERSLVSVPRRVTRERARALLDSKPVWLVVTRSTPEKPMVALPAADLVRVLMDEHWREQEELDLLEIPAQRLDLAPIHLQATLSEAYERLLPSDVDALYVEHTTAPMIRKISGIITRDAIESYYRYTP